TGGGGTTTCTTTAACCCTGTCTTTGTTGTTGGCCACAACAAAACCACTCTCCCCACTGGTACGGGTTGACAAGGAGGTCACCCCCATGCCCGTTCCCCCTCCCCGAAACCCCCGAAAACCCCGCAGGCTCCTCGCCGCACTCGCACTGACCGGGGCCGCACTGGTCACGGTGCCGTTGACCCAGCAGGCCACCGCCGCCGTGCCGCCCCCGCCCGCCGGCTGGACCCAGGTCTGGGCCGACGACTTCGACGGTGCCGCCGGCACCCTGCCCAACGGCAACAACTGGCGGTTCAGCCTCGGCCACGGTTATCCCGGCGGTCCCGCGAACTGGGGCACCGGCGAGATCGCCGCGCACACGAACAATCCCGCCAACGTCAGCCTCGACGGTGGCGGCAACCTGCGCATCACACCGTTGCGCGACGGCGCCGGTAACTGGACCTCGGCCCGGATCGAGACCAACAAGCAGGACTTCAAGGCACCGGAGAACGGCGTGCTGCGCGTCGAAAGCCGGTTGCAGATGCCGAACGTCACCGGTGACGCCGCACTGGGCTACTGGCCGGCGTTCTGGATGCTCGGCTCGCCGTATCGCGGCAACTGGTGGAACTGGCCGGGTATCGGCGAGTTCGACATCATGGAGAACGTCAACGGCATCAACTCCGTCTGGGGTGTGCTGCACTGCGGCACCGCGCCCGGTGGGCCGTGCAACGAGAACAACGGCATCGGCGCCAGCCGCGCCTGCCCCGGGTCCACCTGCCAGTCCGGGTTCCACACCTACGGCTTCGAATGGGACCGCAGCACCAGCCCGAACCAGCTGCGGTGGTACGTCGACGGCCAGCAGTTCCACCAGGTCAGCCAGAACCAGCTGGACGCGACCACGTGGAA
The genomic region above belongs to Amycolatopsis sp. YIM 10 and contains:
- a CDS encoding glycoside hydrolase family 16 protein gives rise to the protein MPVPPPRNPRKPRRLLAALALTGAALVTVPLTQQATAAVPPPPAGWTQVWADDFDGAAGTLPNGNNWRFSLGHGYPGGPANWGTGEIAAHTNNPANVSLDGGGNLRITPLRDGAGNWTSARIETNKQDFKAPENGVLRVESRLQMPNVTGDAALGYWPAFWMLGSPYRGNWWNWPGIGEFDIMENVNGINSVWGVLHCGTAPGGPCNENNGIGASRACPGSTCQSGFHTYGFEWDRSTSPNQLRWYVDGQQFHQVSQNQLDATTWNNMTSHAGYFIILNVAMGGAFPNGVAGIGTPTAATVPGRPMVVDYVAAWTRGGGSDPGNPGGTDAFGTIQAENYQQQSGLSTQTTTDSGGGQNVATAANGDWARYNGIQFGSRTATQFKARVASGAGSGISGLVEVRLDSPSNPPIGSFSVGNTGGWQSWQTIPANISGVTGTHDVYLSFRSGQPSDFVNVNWFTFAP